The following are encoded in a window of Ranitomeya variabilis isolate aRanVar5 chromosome 8, aRanVar5.hap1, whole genome shotgun sequence genomic DNA:
- the NPHS2 gene encoding podocin yields MTERRSRSSSREPPQKQRDSTGRGSKGQRKLNQSSGRSRSERVREPSKNTAKVSAVVDVDNVVASDEETEIMALLEGEQKDEAVKPTGLGLCEVLLTFCCVLLVTLTLPLSIWFCFKVLREYERAVIFRLGRLLQGRAKGPGIFFYLPMLDKFTKLDFRIKTFEVPFHQILTKDLVTLEVDAICYYRLENAALFLTSVSNISSALRLLIQSTTKRLLAHRAFIDILLERKSIGEEVKVALDAVTCRWGIKVERTEIKDINLPEDVKQSLASEAEAQRNAKVKILAAECEKTVSESLKLAAESLSGSPTAVQLRYLHTLQCMTSEKPATFLVPFPFDLMNLNILPNLQANNAKTDLPKSDTDADQDTKKDSPML; encoded by the exons ATGACTGAGAGGAGATCTCGCAGTTCTTCCAGAGAGCCCCCTCAAAAACAGAGGGACTCCACTGGCCGGGGGTCTAAAGGGCAAAGGAAACTAAATCAAAGCTCAGGAAGATCCAGAAGCGAAAGGGTCAGAGAACCCTCAAAGAATACGGCTAAGGTATCTGCTGTCGTTGATGTGGACAACGTAGTGGCCTCAGATGAGGAGACCGAAATTATGGCTCTTCTGGAGGGCGAGCAAAAGGATGAAG CTGTGAAGCCTACAGGTCTCGGACTATGTGAAGTGTTGCTCACATTCTGCTGTGTGCTGCTGGTCACCCTCACCCTCCCTCTCTCCATCTGGTTTTGCTTTAAG GTTTTGAGAGAATATGAACGTGCTGTAATTTTTCGACTGGGACGCTTGCTGCAAGGACGGGCCAAAGGGCCTG GGATCTTCTTTTATCTCCCTATGTTGGACAAATTTACCAAGTTAGACTTCCGAATAAAGACTTTTGAGGTTCCTTTTCACCAG ATTCTCACTAAAGATCTCGTCACCTTGGAGGTGGATGCAATTTGCTACTATCGCTTAGAAAACGCTGCTCTGTTCTTAACCAGTGTGAGCAATATCTCCAGTGCCCTGCGGCTACTCATCCAGAGCACTACAAAGCGTCTCCTGGCACACAGGGCTTTCATAGATATCTTACTGGAAAGAAAAAGCATCGGGGAGGAAGTGAAG GTAGCACTGGATGCTGTGACTTGTCGTTGGGGGATCAAAGTAGAGAGAACAGAAAT TAAAGATATTAACCTTCCTGAAGACGTTAAGCAGTCGCTGGCTTCAGAAGCTGAAGCACAAAGAAATGCTAAAGTAAAG aTTCTTGCAGCAGAATGTGAAAAAACTGTGTCAGAGTCTCTGAAACTTGCAGCAGAGAGTTTATCGGGATCGCCTACAGCAGTTCAGCTGCGGTATCTTCACACATTACAATGTATGACATCTGAAAAACCCGCCACCTTCCTTGTACCGTTTCCTTTTGACCTCATGAACCTCAATATTCTGCCAAACTTGCAGGCAAATAATGCGAAGACAGATTTGCCTAAGTCTGACACTGATGCAGACCAGGATACTAAGAAAGATTCTCCAATGCTCTAA